The Vicia villosa cultivar HV-30 ecotype Madison, WI linkage group LG1, Vvil1.0, whole genome shotgun sequence genome includes a region encoding these proteins:
- the LOC131607555 gene encoding caffeoyl-CoA O-methyltransferase-like: MAGNNKLIDIYIHKTLLNSDALHNYILETNVFPREHPCLKELREMTENHHGNIMIVPADEGQLISLLVKLINAKKTMEIGVYTGYSLLSTALALPSDGKVFALDISREYFELGLPMIKKAGVDHKIEFREGHAVDLLDEILQDENNKGTFDFIFVDADKNNYLNYHKKVIELVKIGGLIGYDNTLWSGSVAAPADAPMNDLIRSLRDYVIEFNKYIAKDSRVEICQLSVGDGITLCRRID; the protein is encoded by the exons ATGGCTGGCAATAACAAACTCATCGATATCTATATTCACAAGACTCTCCTTAACAGTGATGCACTTCATAAC TATATACTTGAAACCAATGTGTTTCCGAGAGAGCATCCATGTTTGAAGGAACTTCGTGAGATGACAGAAAACCACCATgg GAACATTATGATTGTACCTGCTGATGAAGGACAGCTTATAAGCTTGCTGGTTAAGCTCATCAATGCGAAGAAGACGATGGAGATTGGTGTTTACACCGGCTACTCTCTCCTCTCCACCGCGCTTGCTCTTCCCTCTGATGGAAAGGTATTCGCTTTAGACATTAGTCGCGAATACTTTGAGCTAGGATTGCCCATGATAAAAAAAGCTGGAGTGGATCACAAGATTGAATTTAGAGAAGGACATGCTGTTGATCTCTTAGATGAAATTCTTCAAGAT GAAAATAATAAGGGgacatttgattttatttttgtggATGCTGATAAGAATAACTACTTAAACTATCACAAGAAGGTAATCGAACTTGTGAAAATTGGGGGATTGATCGGGTACGATAATACCTTATGGAGTGGATCAGTTGCGGCTCCAGCAGATGCACCTATGAATGACCTCATTAGGAGCTTACGTGATTATGTGATTGAGTTCAATAAATATATAGCTAAAGATTCAAGGGTAGAGATTTGTCAGCTTTCTGTAGGAGATGGAATTACGTTGTGCCGCCGCATCGACTGA
- the LOC131607568 gene encoding caffeoyl-CoA O-methyltransferase 5-like, producing MAVNNEKKQQNQTVEYIDLAHKTLLNSDALYKYILDTSVFPREHPCLKELREMTEKHSKSLMAVPADEGQLISMLIKLMNAKKTMEIGVYTGYSLLSTALALPSDGKVLAFDISREYYELGLPMIEKAGVLHKIDFREGYALHLLDELLQDENNKGTFDFIFVDADKNNYINYHKKVIDLVKVGGLIGYDNTLWSGSVAVPPDAPMLDIIRNLRDYVIELNKYLAQDSRIEICQLSVGDGITLCRRIN from the exons ATGGCTGTTAATAATGAAAAGAAACAGCAAAACCAAACAGTGGAATACATAGATCTTGCTCACAAGACTCTCCTTAATAGTGATGCACTTTATAAG TATATACTTGACACCAGTGTGTTTCCGAGAGAGCACCCATGTTTGAAGGAGCTTCGTGAGATGACAGAAAAACATTCAAA GAGTCTTATGGCAGTACCTGCTGATGAAGGACAGCTTATAAGCATGCTGATTAAACTCATGAATGCAAAGAAGACAATGGAGATTGGAGTATATACTGGATACTCTCTCCTATCTACTGCCCTTGCTCTTCCCTCTGATGGAAAG GTGTTGGCTTTCGACATCAGTCGTGAATACTATGAGTTAGGATTGCCGATGATTGAAAAAGCTGGAGTGCTTCACAAGATTGATTTTAGAGAAGGATATGCTCTCCATCTTCTTGATGAACTTCTCCAAGAT GAAAATAACAAGGgaacttttgattttatttttgtggATGCTGATAAGAATAACTACATAAATTATCACAAGAAAGTAATTGATCTTGTTAAAGTTGGAGGATTGATTGGATACGATAACACCTTATGGAGTGGATCAGTGGCGGTTCCACCTGATGCACCTATGCTAGATATCATTAGGAATTTACGTGATTATGTGATTGAACTCAACAAGTATTTAGCTCAAGATTCAAGGATCGAGATTTGTCAACTTTCTGTAGGAGATGGAATCACGCTTTGTCGTCGTATCAACTGA